One window from the genome of Leishmania donovani BPK282A1 complete genome, chromosome 5 encodes:
- a CDS encoding 3-mercaptopyruvate sulfurtransferase: protein MSAPAAAPKHPGKVFLDPCEVKDHLAEYRIVDCRYSLKVKDHGSIEYAKEHVKSAIRADMDTNLSKLVPTSTARHPLPPCAEFIEWCMANGMAGELPVLCYDDECGAMGGCRLWWMLNSLGAEAYVINGGFQACKAAGLEMESGEPPSPPTPPTHWPFKTAFQHHYLVDEIPPNAIITDARSADRFASTVRPYAADKMPGHIEGARNLPYTSHLVIRGDGKVLRSEEEIRHNIMTVVQGTGDATDLSSFVFSCGSGVTACINIALVHHLGLGHPYLYCGSWSEYSGLFRLPIMRSIIDDYGMCMQMQTPSLGDNPKANLDTMTLKVDGAPCERPDAEVQSAAAHLHAGEAATVYFKSGRVVTIEAPAVPN from the coding sequence ATGtctgctcccgctgctgcgccgaaaCACCCGGGCAAGGTGTTCCTGGACCCGTGTGAGGTAAAGGACCACCTTGCCGAGTACCGCATCGTGGACTGCCGGTACAGCTTGAAGGTAAAGGACCACGGCAGCATTGAGTACGCGAAGGAGCACGTGAAGAGCGCCATCCGCGCCGATATGGATACGAACCTCTCCAAGTTGGTgcccaccagcaccgcccgGCACCCGCTACCGCCCTGTGCTGAGTTTATCGAATGGTGCATGGCGAACGGGATGGCGGGAGAGCTGCCGGTGCTCTGCTACGATGACGAGTGCGGCGCCATGGGTGGATGCCGCCTGTGGTGGATGCTGAACTCTCTTGGCGCCGAGGCGTACGTGATCAACGGCGGCTTTCAGGCCTGCAAGGCTGCGGGGCTGGAGATGGAGTCAGGCGAGcccccgtcgccgccgacgccccCTACGCACTGGCCCTTCAAGACGGCCTTTCAGCATCACTATCTCGTGGATGAGATCCCGCCCAACGCGATCATCACCGACGCGCGCTCCGCCGACCGCTTCGCCTCGACAGTACGGCCTTACGCCGCAGACAAGATGCCAGGCCACATCGAAGGCGCGCGTAACCTCCCCTACACGTCGCACCTCGTGATACGCGGTGACGgcaaggtgctgcgcagtgAGGAGGAGATCCGCCACAACATCATGACCGTCGTGCAGGGCACGGGTGACGCGACTGATCTGTCGAGCTTCGTCTtctcctgcggcagcggcgtcaccgcCTGCATCAATATCGCCCTGGTGCACCACCTCGGCCTGGGCCATCCGTACCTCTACTGTGGCTCCTGGTCTGAGTATAGCGGCCTCTTCCGCCTCCCCATAATGCGCAGCATCATCGACGACTACGGCATGTGCATGCAAATGCAGACCCCTAGCCTCGGCGACAACCCGAAGGCAAACCTCGACACCATGACTCTGAAGGTCGACGGCGCGCCCTGCGAGAGACCCGATGCGGAGGTGCAGAGCGCCGCAGCCCACCTCCACGCTGGCGAGGCCGCTACTGTGTACTTCAAAagcggccgcgtcgtcaCGATCGAGGCGCCGGCAGTGCCCAACTAA
- a CDS encoding NADH-ubiquinone oxidoreductase, mitochondrial, putative, translated as MRQGWLRSSAALLVRVHGHLKDQDRIFTNLYNDFGTGIDAAERRGDWYRTKDILLKGHDWVINEIKASGLRGRGGAGFPSGLKWSFMPKKKQDDRPSYIVVNCDESEPGTCKDREIMRHEPHKVVEGALLAGFAMRARYGYIYIRGEFYNEWRSVEKAIHEAYEKGYLGKNACGSGWNFDLYTYRGAGAYICGEETAMIASIEGGQGKPRLKPPFPANVGLYGCPTTVTNCETVAVSPTIIRRGPQWFAQFGRKGNAGTKLFCISGHVNRPCTVEEEMSMPLRELIERHAGGVRGGWDNLLCVIPGGSSCPLIPKHICDNILMDYDALKEAQTGLGTAAVIVMDKSTDVINAIERLSQFYMHESCGQCTPCREGSPWLDKMMKRFVNGNAKKEEIYTLWDVSKQMEGRSICALGTAAAWPVQGLIRHFKPLMEERIERFWEANPHWGQPGSPWRRWKTHRYYTMQKGDRLNWDGKIVRNWN; from the coding sequence ATGCGTCAGGGATGGCTCCGCTCATCCGCAGCGCTCTTGGTCCGCGTGCACGGCCACCTCAAGGATCAGGACCGCATTTTCACAAACCTGTACAATGACTTCGGCACCGGCATcgacgcggcggagcgcCGTGGTGACTGGTACCGCACCAAGGACATCCTCCTCAAAGGCCATGACTGGGTGATTAACGAGATCAAGGCGAGCGGCCTTcgtggccgtggcggtgccggcttCCCGTCCGGGCTAAAGTGGTCCTTCATGCCCAAGAAGAAGCAGGATGACCGCCCAAGCTACATCGTGGTGAACTGCGATGAGTCGGAGCCTGGCACGTGCAAGGACCGTGAGATCATGCGCCACGAGCCGCACAAGGTGGTGGAGGGTGCACTGTTGGCTGGCTTTGCGATGCGGGCTCGCTACGGCTACATCTACATCCGCGGTGAGTTCTACAACGAGTGGCGCTCGGTCGAGAAGGCGATTCACGAGGCGTACGAGAAGGGCTACCTCGGCAAGAacgcgtgcggcagcggctggaATTTTGACCTCTACACCtaccgcggcgccggcgcgtaCATCTGCGGTGAGGAGACGGCGATGATCGCCAGCATAGAGGGCGGCCAGGGCAAGCCTCGCCTGAAGCCGCCGTTCCCGGCGAACGTCGGCCTCTACGGGTGCccgacgacggtgacgaACTGCGAAACGGTGGCGGTGTCGCCGACCATAATCCGCCGTGGCCCGCAGTGGTTCGCGCAGTTCGGCCGTAAGGGCAACGCCGGCACGAAGCTCTTTTGCATCTCCGGCCACGTGAACCGCCCGTGcaccgtggaggaggagatgagCATGCCTCTGCGCGAGCTGATCGAGCgacacgccggcggcgtgcgggGCGGCTGGGACAACCTACTCTGCGTCATCCCCGGCGGCTCCTCGTGCCCGCTTATCCCAAAGCACATCTGCGACAACATCCTGATGGACTACGATGCGCTCAAGGAGGCGCAGACTGGCCttggcacggcggcggtgatcgTCATGGACAAGTCCACCGACGTGATCAACGCGATTGAGCGCCTGTCGCAGTTCTACATGCACGAGTCGTGCGGCCAGTGCACGCCGTGCCGCGAGGGCAGCCCATGGCTGGACAAGATGATGAAGCGCTTCGTCAACGGCAACGCCAAGAAGGAGGAAATCTACACCCTGTGGGACGTGTCCAAGCAGATGGAGGGCCGCTCCATCTGCGCGCTcgggacggcggcggcgtggccggTGCAGGGACTCATCCGCCACTTCAAGCCCCTCATGGAGGAGCGCATCGAACGCTTCTGGGAGGCGAACCCGCACTGGGGACAGCCTGGCTCTccgtggcgccgctggaAGACCCATCGCTACTACACAATGCAGAAGGGTGATCGTCTCAACTGGGACGGCAAGATTGTGCGCAACTGGAACtag